One Pseudomonas hygromyciniae genomic window, GCACAGACCGAAACAATGTGTCATCGCAATACGTTGCCGAGCGCCTTGGCCTTCGGCTTCGCGGGGCCAGCTTGCGAATCTCATAGGTCAGATCGTGAGGGGCCGCATCCAACATCAAGAATGCAGTCGCCGGATCCGATAGGGCACAGCCACGGTATTCAGGAAGACGAGTTTCCATTCAGGACGAGACATGCAGGAAGCAACAACAGAAATCCCGAAACAAGCGCGGGCGGTATTGGACACTGTTCGAGGCGTCTTCGAGGACGCCTTGCTGGCAGTATATCTGCATGGATCAGCGGTCTCCGGTGGTCTGCGGCCGCAGAGTGATATTGACCTCCTTGTCGTCATCGATCGCCCGATGACAGAAGCGCTGCGCAAAAGCCTGCTGGCCGCCTTGCTGCGGGTTTCCGGTCGACATCCTGCCAGTCCCGGCGGCCCGCGCTGTATCGAGGTGATGTTATTCCAGAAATCTGAACTCGCCGTGCCGGGATTTCCGGCGCGGGCTGACTTCATCTACGGTGAGTGGTTGCGGGACGCCCTTGAAGCTGGCGAACTTCCGATGCCTGTGACAGACCCTGAAATCACCCTGGTGTTGGCGCAGGCCCGGAAAGAGTCTCGCCCCCCTGTTCGGTCCCGACGCTGCCGACTTGCTGCCGGAAATTCCTGCGGAGCACATCCGACATGCGATGCGCGATTCACTGCCTGCGCTACTCAACGGCCTGCATGGTGATGAACGAAATGTTCTGCTGACGCTTGCCCGGATGTGGCACACGGCAACCACCGGGAAGTTCATTAGCAAAGACGCCGCAGCGACATGGGCGATGCCTCATTTGCCAGAGCCGCTGGCGGAAGTAGTGGCCTGTGCCCGTGAGGCATATCTTGGCCGAGTCAAGGATGACTGGGGAACCAGCCAGGCTGATGCGCGGCAGACAGCTAATCACCTATACCAACAGGTGATTACTCTTCTGAAGCGCGAGGAGTCCCAGTTGAACTCAACGTAGACCGATGTCCCTCCGAAATGAATACAACGAAAATTGTTCACCCGCGCGCCGGCGGCAACTGAAGTCATAACCAAGATCTATCTTTTCTCGATCGTGAAGTTATGAGGCCAATGCAGAATTACGTCCCGATCTCGATGAATACGGTTGACGCCCTGATCGTAGTCGATGTGCAGAATGCCTTCGTATCAGGTCCGGAGGCTGTTCCAGGACATAAAATGCTCATTTCTGCGATTGAGCTATTACTTACTCAGGCTAGGCTCGCCAACGCGCCTGTGATCTTCCTCCAAAACGATGGTCCTGTCGGTGCCACCGATGAGCCGTTCCAACCGGGGTGGGCACTCTTCTTTCCTCCGCGACCACACGAGAAGATCGTACGGAAAAAGAATGATAACGGGTTCGACGGAACTGATCTGCACACTATCCTTACAGGCCTCGGCATACGAACAGTCGCGATGTGCGGAATGCTCTCGGATATGTGCCTTGCTGCTACAGCGCGGGCAGCCATGGAGCATGGTTACGGCGTTTTGCTGCCGCACGACGCGCATGCAACCTACGACGTTCCGGCCGGCCCAGGGTCAGAAGCCGTTCCCGCAGCGATGGCGGCGCGAGCGGCAGAATGGTCGCTTGGAGACGAGATAAAGATTTGTGCGGCGTCGCATGAAGTCCGATTTGTAGCAGCGCGCTCCGACGCGCCGGCCATCTTTTGATGACTGTCTGAAAGCTAGACCGCCGTAGATGTCAAAGTGACAGTCAATCCGCTAGCCGCCCGTGTTATGTGGCACGGGCGGCTTGACGCCTAGCGTGTTTCTATCTTCCGAGCCGAGACCAGGAGCATCATTGGCCGCTCCAGCTCTTCGGCCAGTTCAGGCGAGCGCTCAATCTGTTCGCGCGTCGGGGCGAACTCCTCGATCCTCCGCAATCCGAAACCAGCATCAATCAGCGTATTGAGGGTGGTGCCGAGGCTCCGGTGATACTTCAGCACGCCCTTGGCGAACCAATCCGTGCGGCGCTCGCCCTCAAGTGAGTAGCCATTAACCGGCCAGGTCTTGCGGCCGTCTTCATCGATGATCCAATGCGGATGCGCCGCAGCCATGAAAATCGGATGCTCGGCCGTAAAGACCAGATCTCCGCCGGGAACGAGCGTCTTATGAATCATACGCGTGAGGCGCCGGAAGTCTTTGACATAGTGGAACGTCAGAGCGCTGTAGACGACGTCGAAAGCGGCCTCAGGCAGTTCCAGCGTCTCGAGATCTGCGATCTGATATTCGATGGCGGGGTCCGAGGTATCGGCTTTAGCGCGGGCAATCATGTTCTGCGACAGATCGAGGCCAAGCACCGAGACCGCACCTTGCGCGCGCATCCAGCGCGATGCCCAACCGAAGCCGCACCCTAAATCGGCCACGCGCTTGCCCGTGAGCGCAGGCAGCATCGCCCGGATTGCCGGCCATTCGGGCGCACCGTCAAGCCCGTGAACCTGTCGCGGCAACTGGCTGTAGCCAGCAAAGAAGTTGGGATTGTCGTAGATATTCTGTGCCATGTTTAGCTCCATAGGGAATGGAGGACGAGGCACGTTTCCAAGCCGAAAGACCTCGTCCACGAGGGGCGAGGCCAGGGTTGGCGATCCGCGTGTTCAGCTTGCGTGGTCGACATCCCGGCACCCCGCCTTGGGGATGCCGGCCAACCGGGCGACAATATGGGTGTCCTTCTCGACCATGGCCGAGATTTTGGTGAGATCTCAGGCAGTGTCAAGTCTGCGGCACAGCAGGAACTGTAGCAAATGCATCGGTAACTCAGTTCAGTCGATGCCTCTAGCAAGCTCCGGTGATGTAGAATGTTCAAGGGCCGCCATTTCGATCCCTCGGTGATCCCGCTCTGCCTCGGCGCCGCTCTCGACGAGTTCAAGACCTAGCAGACCGGAGTTTACGGCAAGCTTCCTGCGTCCTTGAATTGAAAAAAGAATCAGCTATTCTCTTTTAGGGATCAAGTTCACGGAGCCGATATGTCAGTTTCAGCCACGTCACTTGCCAGTCTGGATGCTTGTGCCCAGGTCGAGTTGGTGCGCACAGGAGAAGTCTCGGCCTTGGAACTGACCGATGCCGCTATCGAACGTATCGAACGCCTAAACCCGCTTCTCAACGCGGTGGTATCGTTTGACTTTGACCAAGCCCGTCGCCGTGCCCGCGTGGTCTCCAAGGACGCATTGTTTGGTGGCGTGCCCACACTGATCAAGGATGTCCTACCCTATCCAGGGCTTCCGCTCGGAATGGGTGGGAGATTCCTGCCGCAGTTTCCCATGCCGAGCGGCTCCCCCTATACGGACGCACTGGATGCGGCAGGTCTTGTCGTGCTGGGAAAAAGTGCGACCTCTGAATTCGCTCTCCTGGGCACAACCGAGCCCGTCGGCGGCAAACCCGTGCGCAATCCATGGAATTTGAGCCTCTCGTCAGGCGGGTCGTCTGGTGGCGCCGTTGCCGCGGTCGCATCTGGCATGGTGCCGATCGCGCATGCATCCGACGGTGGCGGCTCGATCCGTGGCCCGTCCTCATTTTGCGGGCTCTTCGGCTTCAAACCAAGTCGAGGACGTACCCAATCCAATGGCCTGCCCGAGAGTAGTCCGAGCGTGCAGTTCCTCAGCGAACATTGCGTCAGTCGCTCAGTACGCGACAGCCTCGCTTGGCTTCAGGCGACGGAGCGACAAGACAACCATCAGCACATGCCGTCGCTTGATGAGCTTCGGGCCAACCGAAGGCCGTTTAGGATCGGCGTCTATCGCAACGATGGTTTCGGCAATGCCCCTGATCCTGATGCTGCGGCCGGCCTCGAGCTGGCCATGCGGACATGCGAGGCGCTGGGACATTCGGTCGTCGAAATAAGTTCGCCCCCAATAGACACGAAGGCGGCAAGTGAAGCTTTCTTCACCCTTTCGGCAAGCATGGTTGCGGGCGGGCTGGAATTCTTCCGCAGCATGCTGGGCAGCGCCTATAACGAGGATAACCTCGAGCCCTACACACGCGAATTGGCAAAGCGAGCTCGAGCCATGCCGCAGGAAGCTTGCATCAGGGCCCTCGAAACGCTTTCGTCCGCGGCGGCGGTCGCTAAAGGAACCATGGCGGGTTTTGATGTCCTGCTCTGCCCGACGGTCGGCTTTCCGGCATTCGAACTTGGCAGATATACACCGGACAAAGACGTGGAAGAGCTCAACGCTTTTATCGTGAGAGTGGCGAGTTACACATTTCCGGCATCGCTCGCCGGATGGCCGGCGATGTCGATGCCGCTATATTGGACGCACGCCGGTTTGCCGCTGGGCAGCCACTTCAGCGCGGCAACTGGGAACGATGCCCTGCTGTTCTCCCTGGCCCTGCAACTGGAAGAAGCGCTGCCTTGGCAGCCCCGGTTCGGTTCCCTTATGGATCGCTTGTATGCCGCAACGGCTTAAAGACGATGTTCGCCAGAACATCCTAAGGTCCGCCGCCCACGTTTTTGCCGAGAAGGGTTATGGGGCGGCCACGCTCGCCGAGGTGGCGCAAGGTGCGCATGTCACGACCAGCAATATCTACAAGTATTTTCCTAACAAGGAGGGATTGCTAAACGCCCTTGTGACACCGACTATTGCTTCTCGCCTACTGCGCCTTGTGCGTGCTCGCATCCGCGAACTGGCAATCCGCGAAAATTGGAGTTCGGGGCAGGCGGATCAATCGCGGCCCGCCCAAGAATTGCTCTCCTTCTGGATCGAGCATCGGCTGGCCGTTCTCATTCTTTTGCGTGGTGCCGATGGTACACGTTTTGACCACATCCGCGATGTCCTGATCCGTGAGATGGAGCGCCTTTCATTGCGCTTCCTTGAGCGTCAGAGCCATGGCGAGACGGCTTCTCCTGAGGTTCGCTTCGTGCTCGTTCGACTCTTCACCAACACAATTGATATGATTGCCGATATCCTCGAAAACTTCGAGAACCGCGACGGGATCCGAGCGGCTTTCGCTGCCTTCTGGACTTACCAGCTCGCCGGACTCCAAGCCATGCTCCATCCTGAGAAACCCGGACGAACGCCTTCGAGTGCTGTGGACCGCCGCGGCTGGACAACCGACGACCGCACGGAATGAGCACACAAGACCGGAATGACCGCAAAGGATCGAAAGCTCTCTCTAGGAGCATCCGTCTGGACGCCGGCCCTTCCCATTTCCTGACGCTTGGTCAACTTCAGCTTCATGCTATTCAGAGACGTTCCGGATCATCGATTTCACGAAAGCCTGTCTATGGGTGACGTCAAGGCTTGCCTCCACCTGAAAAACCGGGCTGAAGCGCTCCGCTCAGCAAGCTCCAAGAGCAGCTTCACAGATATGGCAGGTGTATCGAACAGCAGCTGCAAGCATCATCCATGCGTGGACAAAGCGATCAGTCATGTTCGCAGCCGATCAGAAGGCTCTCCAGTTCCCACGGGATTGCCGGTCACCCTGAACTTCCATCCCGATATCCTGCATCGGGGCCGGTTGATGATTGAGGCTCTCGCACAGGAGGGAATCTATCGCTCGCAGTTCGAAACCGGCACGAGCAATGGCGGCATGACAGCTCACCCTAGCGGCGACCGTTGGCGGTGGGAAAGCGAGATGTTCGGCACTGCCTATGATAACGTGGCCCCAAACCTGCGCCCAAAATACGGAGCTCTGAACTATCTCAGAAGTGTGACAGGCGGTTCGCCGCGTTTTGGCTCTTCACACCTGCGGCTGCGCCCCCACGTTCTGGCTCGCACCACGTTCTGCTATCCTGATAGCTACCTAGATCCGGTTGATTTCGGTGTAGCCGACCGCATGAGCCTCATTGCCCTGGCAGAAAAGGGGCGAGCTGCGATGGACGTGCTGGACAGCTACATCGAAGCCCACGTGCATGGCCCGCTGATCCTGGCGGAGGACGTGGAGGCCATGGTCCTGGATTCGTGCTACCGCAACACACCCATAGAAGCGGTGGCAGCGACACTGCCCTTTGCTCTCGAATGGCATCCTGGTCTGCCCCCCTGAAAAGTGGTCCTCCCTGAATTAGGCTATTGAGCCATTTGAGAGGACGTTGGAATGCCCCAGAAGAAGCACAAGCCCGAAGAGATTGTCGCAAAGCTGCGCCAGGTCGATGTTCTGTTGTCTCAGGGCCGATCTGTTGGCGAAGCGGTTCGTTTGATCGGCGTGACGCAGTTCACCTATTACCGCTGGCGCAAGGAGTTCGGTGGCCTGAAGGGTGACCAGGTAAAGCGGCTGAAGGACCTTGAGAAAGAGAACGAGCGGCTTCGCAAGGCGGTGTCGGACCTGACGCTCGAGAAACTGATTTTGAAGGAGGCTGCCTCGGGAAACTTCTGAGCCCTTCCCGCCGCCGCCGATGCATTGACCATGTCATGGCGAAGTTCTCCGTCTCGGAGCGCTTCGCCTGCAAGGTTCTGGGCCAGCACCGTTCGACCCAGCGCAAGAGGCCTGGAGGCAGGCCAGATGAAGAGGCATTGACCGCCGACATCATCCGGCTCGCTTCCCGCTATGGCCGTTATGGCTATCGCAGGATCACCGCGATGCTGCGGTGCGAAGGCTGGACGGTGAATGCCAAGCGCGTCGAGCGCATCTGGCGGCGGGAGGGGCTTAAGGTTCCCCAGAAGCAACCGAAAAGAGGACGTCTCTGGCTGAATAACGGATCGTGCATCCGGCTTCGACCGGAGCACCCCAACCATGTCTGGTCCTATGACTTCGTCGAGGGCCGCACCCACAATGGCAGGAAATTCCGCATGCTCAACATCATCGACGAGTTCACCCGGGAATGCCTGGCAATCCGCATCGATCGCAAGCTCAACTCCACCGACGTCATTGATGTCTTGTCGGACCTGTTCATCCTGCGCGGCGTGCCGGGTCATGTTCGTTCCGACAACGGCCCGGAGTTCATCGCCAAGGCCGTGCGGGAGTGGATTGCTGCTGTCGGTGCGAAGACCGCATTCATCGAACCAGGAAGCCCATGGGAGAACGGCTACTGCGAGAGCTTCAACTCGAAGCTTCGCGACGAACTGCTCAACGGTGAAATCTTCTATAGCCTCGCCGAGGCAAAGGTCATCATCGAAGCTTGGCGACGCTACTACAACACCGAGCGGCCGCACTCATCGCTCGGATATAAACCGCCGGCACCGCAGGCCACCATCTGGCCTGCGCCGCCGCCCGGATCGACACCGCCATCTGCCCAGGCCATGGCCGAAAAGCCGATCATACATTAAGACTGAAACCGGGCCACCTAATGGGGTCAGGCCAAGATCGGCCTGGCCCTACGATTTAATAAAGCCGCCCCACAGTCTCTCAAGCGCGTGTGGCATTGCGTGGCGAGGTTCGGTAGCCCCATCGCCGAGTAGCATCCGGACAGGATCTGCCGCAATTTTCTACTGCGGACAGAAAGATCCTAGATCGGCTTGTGTCTGTGAGCTGATCGGGCAAGAGGAGGAGATGTCTGTCATGTCGGGATTGGTAATCGCAGTTTCTGTGGCGCTAGCCGCGACCACTGCTCGTTGAGGTCAGCTCCCTGAAGGAATCCAACCGCTGGAAAGTCCCAGCCTCTGGTTAGATATATCACAGACTGTTTTCATGATTTGTGGGCCACGCCGATGAAGCAGATTGCTAGGCCGAGACGAGATAGTCGGCAGAGCTTGACCCCACGCCTAGTCGACGGAGTCTATTTCATTGAAGTGATTGCTTGAGAAGTTCGTTTAATTGAGACATCTCGAAGAAAGGTACAGAGCCTTTGTGGCATGCCGCGTCTTTGTCTGGGACATAGTGGAAAGCCTTCATTCCAGCTTGCAGTGCGGCCTCGATACCAACCTCGCTGTCTTCGACAACCGCACACCTGTTCGGCGCAGCTCCTATCATTCTCGCTGCGTGTAAGAGAAGACCAGGATCAGGCTTCCAAAGCCCGACATCATAGGCGCTGAATACACGACCGATGAAGTGTCCGTCTATCCCGGTCCTTTTCAAGGCCTGGTGAATCTTGTGAGCCGGGCCGTTCGATACTACACACTTAGGGAGCGGCAAACTGTCGAGCATAGCTACGACACCAGGAATCGGTTCAAGGTCAATGGCGAAAAGCTCTGAAACGCGTGATCTATAAGCTTGTTCAAAATCTACCGGAAGCCTTCGACCTATAGACGCTTCAATTTCATTGAAGATCACGGACAGCTTTTTTCCTCGATAGTATTTTATCAAATCTCCAATGGGCTTGTTCAAATCGGGTAGCAGGTCCAGAAGCGCTTGATTACATATTGCCTCGCTGTCAACCAGTGTCCCGTCCAAATCAAACAAGACGCATACGCTCTTCATTCGATTGCCTTCAATTCTACGGACTGTGTCGCGAACGATATCAGGACGAACACCGAGTACGATAAGTTCTACATAGAATTGTGAAACCTAACACGGCATACCCTGGAATCTGTCCGTGAGGGGCGGGGTAATGGTGATGGCGGCGTTTGCCAAGTCCACCCGACCATACTCGCACCTTCACCGAGCGACGCTCGGCTAATCCGCAGCGATACCACGCAGGACCAGGAACAAATTCTGTACCGGACGGCGAACCGTGTATCTGTGCGGGTCAGCGGTCTCTGATGGGCTGCGACTGCAGAGTGATACTGACCTCCTCGTCTTCATTGATCACCCCATGAGTCCTGCGCACCAGCGGACGGATACTCGACCTTTATCAGGCGCTGCAAGGCATAGATCGCAGCGATTCCCGACAATGCGCTACCGACTGCCCATCCAAGGATAGCGCCTTCTGCGTCATAATGATGAGCACCTAGCGTCACTGGAACGACTACACCAACCGTCGATGCAAGCCAGCTGAGGAGCATGGCCATTCCCGCGCGTTTCATACTGGAAAACGCCGCGGTTGTGATGAACAGTGCGCCGTTGAAGAAGAAGAACACTGCTGCGAAACGGCAGTAGAAAATAACTAATTTCCGAGCGGTGCCTTCCGCACTGAAAAAGGCCGCCAGTTGTTCGGCGCAAAGCGCTATAATCAACCATACGAGTGCGACGTACAAGGCACTCAGGGACAGCGCGCTCCGTACCGTAGAGCGTATCCTGTCTCTCCGTTGGGCGCCGTAGTTCTGACCGACGATCGGAGACACCGCTCCCCCGATTGCGAAAAGAGCTCCAAAGGCGATCGGTATCAACCGCCCGATAATCGCCCAGCCAGCAACTGCTCCATCCCCGAACCGCGCCATTGTATGGGTCATGTATGCGCTGCTGATCGGGGTGGCGAGTTGCGCGACACTCGCAGGCACCGAAACTCCAAGAAACTGGCGCAGAAGGCGAACCGACATTTCGAAGGAGGGCGGTGCAACCAGCTTGTGAACCCGTATGGCTCCATGAGCCGCGAGCAGAAGCAGCGCAGCGCGAGAGATGACGGTGGCGATGGCAGCTCCCTCAAGCCCGCAATTCATGCCGAAAATCATGAGTGGGTCGACAACCGCCGCAATCAAGCATGACCAGATCTTCGCCTTCGTGGCACGACGGACGTCGCCTGCAGCACGTATAATTCCCGTCGCGCACATGCCGAGCACTGTGATCGGTGTTGAAGCGAGCGTGATTGTCAGAAAGTCCCCAGCGAACCTGCTGGTGTTTCCAGAAGCGCCAAGGAGCGCGAGGATATAATCCAGTTTGAGCAAGGACAGAATCGTTATGAGGATTGCAGGCAAGACGCTCAGTGTCATTGACACGCCCCCTGCCTCTGCAGCTTCTTCTTGGCTTCCGCGACCCAAGGCTTGGGAGACCATTGCCGTCGTCGCAACCGAGAGACCAATTGAGAGGGAGGTGGCGAAAAACTGGACCGCCGATGCAAATCCCACTGCGGCTGTGAATTCCTCTATCTCTAGCATCGAAATGTAGAAGAGGCTTAGAGCATCGACAAGGAAGACCGCGAGAGCCCCTGCAGCACTTGTTATCGACATGACGACAACATGTTGCATCGTCGAACCAGATGTAAATTTGGCTCTGTCACTTTGCACTGGGTCTGCCTCGCGCACGGAACCGACAAGACGGTGGTTCAATTGTTACTTCTTCTGACGGAATCGCCGCGTGGTCGTACTCTCAGGTTAGCGGGACATCCGTTCAACCTTGCAGGCAAGGTTGCAGAAGGTGGCAGCCAGCCCCTAAGTTACCGATGCAGCGAGTTCATCATCCGTAGGTGGCTCAAACACCTGCACCCATTCTAAAATCATCTCCTCAGAGATGCGGAAAGCTGTGGCCGGAAGCGCCGCATTCCGGGCCGCCAACCGGGTTAAGATCTCTTCGACGGGCGTCGGCACATAATGAATGACAGTGTTGGCTTTCGATTGCACAGCACGCCTGCGAAACTCGTCGCGCTCAGTCCGAGACCAGGAACCAAAGTGCAATACAATATCGACGCCCTGTACGAGTATGCGCTCGGCTATCTCCCAGAACAGTCCTTCTATGGCACGGTGCCTTGTGTCGTGCTCGGGATCGTCCAGATCTTGACCGAAGATGCGACTCATCCGGCGTCAGCCGAACAGCGGGCACCGACCTTTCGAGTTTCTTCGCCCGCGTTGTTTTGCCAGAGTCCGGTAGTCCAACCATCAGATGCAGTGTCGTCAACGAGTATCCTTTCCGCGGGATTGCTGCCGATTCGCGAGCGTCGCTTGTGCAGAACAGCGAGTTCGGGCAGCTCGTAAATCAGGCCGTAATCATGTGACAGGGCCACATCTGTTGAACATCAACAGACGGCGATCGAGGGTCTCTGAGGCGGAAGCTTGTCTCAAATGTCTCAGCCATCATTGAACTTAGGACTTCACGTGACCCGCAAATGCGTGCCACTCACTACACTTTCTTCTGTCTCATTCCGTCAGGAGATACGTTCCGCTTCGTACAGCCTGGATGACCGCGGCAAGGGTTTCCTCCCGAGTATACGCATCTATCGGCAGGGCATGCCTTTCAAGCTGACCGAGCGATGAGAGTTGCTTGTGGAGTTCCGTAATTGGCCCAGGATCCGTCAACGTGTTGCCGCCTCGCTCCTGGCAGCGCCGAATGGCCACGTCGAGAGCTGGGCGGAGAACGACGTAGTGAACAGGCACCGGGATTTTCTTGAATGGAGCGAGGAACCACGGTCCGACAATCCCATCCACGATGACAAAATAGCCGCCCCTGGCATAGCCTTCGGCGGCCTGCGCGAGCACGTCGAGAACAACGGTGTTCTGGTCATGCGCTTCCGGCAGATAGGGTTGGATCGCTCCATTCTTGATGAAATGCCAGAAGTCGTCGGAATGAAGGTGGACCTTCGACGATCCGGGCTCTCCGGCGAGAGTCTGCGCCGTCGTGGTTTTACCGGAACCAGGAGTGCCCGTCAGGATGAGTATTTCGCCTGTATGATTCATGCTTTCTACCTACATTGAGCAGGCCGATTGATAGCCTGCAGATCGCGGTCCGTCCTAAGTCCTCCGGCCTGGACAGTAGCTTGGAAATCGTGCCTGCATTCGTCATTGCGACGGAGATGCTCCCAGGCAAACCCGGCGGCAGGAATACGGCGTGGTCGGATATCGCCCGTGAGGTCAGTCGATATGCAGCATAGCGTCACCCCCATTTGAGGGCGGTGATAGTGAATGCCCCAATAGAGATTCTCCGCTGCTCATATCTAGACTGGTGGTCTATCATACAGACTGACGGTCTGATTTCAAGGGGCATTCATCTACCTAGCCCACGGTTGTTTTAAAGAGACCAGTAGTCTAACATACCGACCGATGGTCGTTTGATGTCATGGAGACGCTGAATGCCGCGAGTGATCAAGCCCACGGCTGTGCGCCGATTGGAAATTCTGGAATGGGCGCAGCGTATTTTTCTGTCGCGCGGCTAGGCAAGACGGCGGTTCAGCATCTCACGGTGAACTTCAGGAACGCGGGGCCGCTCCTTGTGCCCGGACTTTTCCTGCTGCTAACGGCATCCTCATTTCAATCGAAGCGATATCAGTCATGACTTGCGAAGCGTCACCTCGGTCGAGCCCAACTCGCGCCACTCAGTCGCCGGAGTCCGCGTCGCGCTTTGCCATTTTTGTTTTGCTCTCAGCTCTGTCGGTGGTGCCAGTCAACTTGATAGCGCCTGCACTGCCTACAATGGCGGTGGAACTGCTTTCCGATCCTGCGGTGATAAGCCTCGCTGTTGCGGGTTACGCCGTTGTCACCGCTCTGGTTGAACTCATCTCGGGCGCGATTTCAGATCGGTACGGGAGACGGCCCGTTGCGCTGGTCTCCATGGCAATCTTCATTCTCGCCTCTATTGGCTGTGCAGCGTCTGCCAATATCATGACCTTCCTGTTCTTCCGAGCACTGCAGGCCGCCATTGCTGCCTGCTTTTCTGTTGCGCTTGTCGGAATCAAGGAAACATCAAGCGATCGCGACGGCGCGAGCCGAATGGGATACGCCGCAATGGCATGGGCGCTGGCTCCGATGCTCGGCCCTACCGTTGGCGGGGCACTCGATCAGTTCCTGGGATGGCGCGCGATCTTCATCACCCTTGCTCTCTGCGGAACGGCAATGCTTCTACTGTCGCTGAGAGCGCTCGGGGAAACCGCGCCCTCGCTCACTTGGCGCGAGCGCAGCTATCTCAAATCTTATGCGCTGCTTTTGGGGTCAGTGCGGTTTTGGGCCTATGCAGCCTGCATGGCCTTTTCAACGGCCACGCTCTACATTTTCCTGGTGGGAGCCCCCCTGGTCATCGGCGGCTCGAGTGCCGTTCTGGGGCTGTATATGGGGCTCGTCCCGACGGGGTTCATCTTCGGCAGCTATTTGACAGGGCGCTTTGCTTCCAGATTCCCACGAGGAACCGCTTTGATCGCCGCGCGGGCTTTGACCTGTGCCGGATTGCTGGTGGGGCTGATGCTGACCACGATGGGAAACACGGATGCCCCGGCCTTCTTCCTGCCGTGCATGTTCATTGGCATTGGGAACGGCTTGACCTTACCGCTGGCGAATATGGGCGCAATGTCATTGCATAGCGATCTTTCCGGCACGGCAGCCGGCTTGGCGGCAGCCATGCAAATGGGCGGCGGCGCGGTCATTGTTTCTATTGCTGGAATTCTCCTGCCCGAGGCAGACACCCATGCCCTATTGGCCATGATGCTGAGCGTCGCGCTGCTCGCCCTGTTCGCTGCAACCGTCGTGGCACTCCTGGAGCGACCGCTGACAACAGCACATAGACCTGGATGATACTTGGAAAGCGTTGAGCGCGACCTCGCCAACGCCCCCGTTTTCTTAGGCTACAGGGCTAAGGAAAATGGCTACTAAAGAAAAGTCGAAACAGGAAACCGAG contains:
- a CDS encoding isochorismatase family protein, whose product is MQNYVPISMNTVDALIVVDVQNAFVSGPEAVPGHKMLISAIELLLTQARLANAPVIFLQNDGPVGATDEPFQPGWALFFPPRPHEKIVRKKNDNGFDGTDLHTILTGLGIRTVAMCGMLSDMCLAATARAAMEHGYGVLLPHDAHATYDVPAGPGSEAVPAAMAARAAEWSLGDEIKICAASHEVRFVAARSDAPAIF
- a CDS encoding class I SAM-dependent methyltransferase; this encodes MAQNIYDNPNFFAGYSQLPRQVHGLDGAPEWPAIRAMLPALTGKRVADLGCGFGWASRWMRAQGAVSVLGLDLSQNMIARAKADTSDPAIEYQIADLETLELPEAAFDVVYSALTFHYVKDFRRLTRMIHKTLVPGGDLVFTAEHPIFMAAAHPHWIIDEDGRKTWPVNGYSLEGERRTDWFAKGVLKYHRSLGTTLNTLIDAGFGLRRIEEFAPTREQIERSPELAEELERPMMLLVSARKIETR
- a CDS encoding amidase, whose protein sequence is MELTDAAIERIERLNPLLNAVVSFDFDQARRRARVVSKDALFGGVPTLIKDVLPYPGLPLGMGGRFLPQFPMPSGSPYTDALDAAGLVVLGKSATSEFALLGTTEPVGGKPVRNPWNLSLSSGGSSGGAVAAVASGMVPIAHASDGGGSIRGPSSFCGLFGFKPSRGRTQSNGLPESSPSVQFLSEHCVSRSVRDSLAWLQATERQDNHQHMPSLDELRANRRPFRIGVYRNDGFGNAPDPDAAAGLELAMRTCEALGHSVVEISSPPIDTKAASEAFFTLSASMVAGGLEFFRSMLGSAYNEDNLEPYTRELAKRARAMPQEACIRALETLSSAAAVAKGTMAGFDVLLCPTVGFPAFELGRYTPDKDVEELNAFIVRVASYTFPASLAGWPAMSMPLYWTHAGLPLGSHFSAATGNDALLFSLALQLEEALPWQPRFGSLMDRLYAATA
- a CDS encoding TetR/AcrR family transcriptional regulator, which codes for MPQRLKDDVRQNILRSAAHVFAEKGYGAATLAEVAQGAHVTTSNIYKYFPNKEGLLNALVTPTIASRLLRLVRARIRELAIRENWSSGQADQSRPAQELLSFWIEHRLAVLILLRGADGTRFDHIRDVLIREMERLSLRFLERQSHGETASPEVRFVLVRLFTNTIDMIADILENFENRDGIRAAFAAFWTYQLAGLQAMLHPEKPGRTPSSAVDRRGWTTDDRTE
- a CDS encoding DUF3626 domain-containing protein, which codes for MGDVKACLHLKNRAEALRSASSKSSFTDMAGVSNSSCKHHPCVDKAISHVRSRSEGSPVPTGLPVTLNFHPDILHRGRLMIEALAQEGIYRSQFETGTSNGGMTAHPSGDRWRWESEMFGTAYDNVAPNLRPKYGALNYLRSVTGGSPRFGSSHLRLRPHVLARTTFCYPDSYLDPVDFGVADRMSLIALAEKGRAAMDVLDSYIEAHVHGPLILAEDVEAMVLDSCYRNTPIEAVAATLPFALEWHPGLPP
- a CDS encoding IS3 family transposase (programmed frameshift), giving the protein MPQKKHKPEEIVAKLRQVDVLLSQGRSVGEAVRLIGVTQFTYYRWRKEFGGLKGDQVKRLKDLEKENERLRKAVSDLTLEKLILKEAAFGKLLSPSRRRRCIDHVMAKFSVSERFACKVLGQHRSTQRKRPGGRPDEEALTADIIRLASRYGRYGYRRITAMLRCEGWTVNAKRVERIWRREGLKVPQKQPKRGRLWLNNGSCIRLRPEHPNHVWSYDFVEGRTHNGRKFRMLNIIDEFTRECLAIRIDRKLNSTDVIDVLSDLFILRGVPGHVRSDNGPEFIAKAVREWIAAVGAKTAFIEPGSPWENGYCESFNSKLRDELLNGEIFYSLAEAKVIIEAWRRYYNTERPHSSLGYKPPAPQATIWPAPPPGSTPPSAQAMAEKPIIH
- a CDS encoding HAD-IA family hydrolase, with translation MFDLDGTLVDSEAICNQALLDLLPDLNKPIGDLIKYYRGKKLSVIFNEIEASIGRRLPVDFEQAYRSRVSELFAIDLEPIPGVVAMLDSLPLPKCVVSNGPAHKIHQALKRTGIDGHFIGRVFSAYDVGLWKPDPGLLLHAARMIGAAPNRCAVVEDSEVGIEAALQAGMKAFHYVPDKDAACHKGSVPFFEMSQLNELLKQSLQ